A stretch of the Aphanothece sacrum FPU1 genome encodes the following:
- a CDS encoding response regulator transcription factor produces the protein MPRILVIDDDSAISELVSINLEMAGYDINQAEDGIKGQALAVQLQPDLIMLDLMLPKVDGFTVCQRLRRDERTADIPVLMLSALGQTQDKVEGFNAGADDYLTKPFEVEEMLARVRALLRRTDRIPQAAKHSEILNFGPLTLIPERFEAIWFDKTVKLTHLEFELLHCLLQRHGQTVSPSEILKEVWGYDPDDDIETIRVHIRHLRTKLEPDPRHPCYIKTVYGAGYCLELPSGNQLIVEVDAATV, from the coding sequence ATGCCTCGAATACTTGTAATAGACGATGATTCAGCAATTTCAGAACTAGTCTCCATAAACCTGGAGATGGCCGGTTACGATATCAATCAAGCAGAAGACGGCATTAAAGGGCAGGCATTAGCTGTTCAGCTACAACCGGACTTAATTATGCTTGACTTGATGCTACCCAAAGTGGATGGGTTTACGGTTTGTCAGCGACTCAGACGAGATGAGAGAACTGCTGATATCCCCGTTTTGATGTTGAGTGCGTTAGGTCAAACACAAGATAAAGTCGAAGGTTTCAATGCGGGGGCAGATGATTATCTGACCAAACCCTTTGAAGTCGAAGAAATGTTAGCCAGGGTTCGTGCCTTATTACGTCGTACTGATCGCATTCCCCAAGCCGCTAAACATTCAGAAATACTGAACTTTGGGCCATTAACTCTGATTCCAGAGCGATTTGAAGCAATTTGGTTTGACAAAACCGTCAAACTAACTCATTTAGAGTTTGAATTACTTCATTGCTTGTTACAGCGTCATGGACAAACTGTTTCCCCCAGTGAAATTCTCAAAGAAGTGTGGGGATATGATCCTGATGACGATATCGAAACCATTCGGGTTCATATTCGTCATTTGAGAACTAAATTAGAACCAGATCCCAGACATCCCTGTTATATCAAAACAGTGTATGGTGCAGGTTACTGTTTAGAGTTACCAAGTGGCAATCAATTAATCGTTGAAGTTGATGCAGCAACGGTTTAA
- a CDS encoding YheT family hydrolase, which translates to MSLLFYPTPLLRDGLGMTLYAAFRIGHIWENITPYPEPLYQDHIFRGANDVPIFGRIALPDAPKGTIIATYGITGDLNNQWFLRALGRKGLGRQYGMVLFDWRAHGKTAELSPALTSDGLYEGEDFVCIASQAKQMGFPAPFWFVGYSLGGQLALWGIKTAQTLDSWGHNLGLEISDIGGGAVVCPNLDSNRSLKYLVRHPLGRYIERSIANKLKNLAWEIYQNYPDFIDPDAIERANSIWGFDQELVIGKLGFSTVEEYYQASSPLPLLPHLTKPTLILYAADDPMFDPSIIPDLQTGCQDNNFIKLMLTKFGGHVSYINSQKGKKLANDVDIWWAWNRVLDWIDSHSL; encoded by the coding sequence ATGTCTTTATTATTCTATCCTACACCTTTGCTTAGAGATGGCTTAGGGATGACGCTTTATGCGGCCTTTCGTATTGGTCATATTTGGGAAAATATCACTCCTTATCCAGAACCATTATATCAAGATCATATTTTTCGGGGAGCCAATGATGTCCCGATTTTTGGACGTATTGCCCTTCCTGATGCGCCTAAAGGCACAATTATTGCTACTTATGGTATTACTGGGGATTTAAACAATCAATGGTTTCTGCGGGCCTTGGGGCGTAAAGGACTAGGGCGACAGTATGGTATGGTTTTATTTGATTGGCGGGCCCATGGCAAAACGGCTGAATTATCCCCTGCCTTAACTTCTGATGGGTTGTATGAGGGGGAAGATTTTGTTTGTATTGCCTCTCAAGCGAAACAGATGGGCTTTCCTGCACCCTTTTGGTTTGTGGGCTATTCTTTAGGGGGACAATTAGCTTTATGGGGTATTAAAACGGCTCAAACTTTAGACAGTTGGGGACATAATTTAGGATTAGAAATTTCAGATATTGGAGGAGGGGCAGTTGTTTGTCCAAATTTGGATTCTAATCGTTCTTTAAAATATTTAGTTCGTCATCCTTTGGGACGCTATATTGAGCGTTCTATTGCTAATAAATTAAAAAATCTGGCTTGGGAAATTTATCAGAATTATCCTGATTTTATTGACCCAGATGCTATTGAACGGGCTAATAGTATTTGGGGATTTGATCAAGAATTAGTTATTGGCAAATTAGGTTTTTCTACTGTTGAAGAATATTATCAAGCTAGTAGTCCTTTGCCTTTATTACCTCATTTAACTAAACCTACTTTAATTTTATATGCGGCGGATGACCCGATGTTTGATCCTTCCATTATACCAGATTTACAAACAGGTTGTCAAGATAATAATTTTATTAAATTAATGTTAACTAAGTTTGGAGGTCATGTTAGTTATATTAATAGTCAAAAAGGTAAAAAATTAGCTAATGATGTTGATATTTGGTGGGCTTGGAATCGCGTCTTAGATTGGATAGATTCACACTCATTATAG
- a CDS encoding M48 family metallopeptidase, which translates to MPTYPGISSEAFRHPLDKQAEQTLRSVPGFDILAKSFIEYLYERPQQIYLMGNSVKAGPRQYFTLYGIFRETVKDLDIYPEPTLYVSQNPQVNAYSLGHEQPYLIFNTGLLDLLSETELRTVVAHELGHIKCNHTILTQMAIWAMGAASLLGEITLGLGNLITTGLIYAFYEWRRKAELSADRAALLVMDDVNPILTTMMKMAGGSQKYAHECHLDEFIRQSNNYRDLDQDNLNQLYKFFMYNGGNGVFLTHPFPVERLHYLQEWSTSNDYQNIRQGNYQKAGKEGSVNADIKENEVDNLRQQIEELQREINQIKTQKNYD; encoded by the coding sequence ATGCCTACTTATCCTGGAATTTCAAGCGAAGCTTTTCGTCATCCCCTTGATAAACAAGCCGAACAAACTTTAAGAAGTGTTCCTGGCTTTGATATTTTGGCTAAAAGTTTTATAGAATACTTATATGAAAGACCACAGCAAATTTATTTGATGGGCAATAGCGTTAAAGCTGGCCCTCGACAATATTTTACCCTTTATGGCATATTTCGGGAGACAGTAAAAGACTTAGATATTTATCCTGAACCGACTTTATATGTAAGCCAAAATCCTCAAGTTAATGCTTATTCTTTAGGTCATGAACAACCTTATTTAATTTTTAATACAGGCTTATTGGACTTATTAAGTGAAACCGAATTAAGAACCGTTGTTGCTCATGAATTAGGGCATATTAAATGTAATCATACCATCTTAACTCAAATGGCAATTTGGGCCATGGGAGCGGCTTCTTTATTAGGAGAAATTACCTTAGGATTAGGAAATTTAATTACTACCGGATTAATTTATGCTTTTTATGAATGGCGACGCAAAGCAGAATTATCAGCAGATAGGGCCGCTTTATTAGTAATGGATGATGTTAACCCCATTTTAACCACCATGATGAAAATGGCAGGAGGCAGTCAAAAATATGCCCATGAATGTCATTTAGATGAATTTATTCGTCAATCTAATAATTATCGAGATTTAGATCAAGATAACTTAAATCAATTGTATAAATTTTTCATGTATAATGGAGGAAATGGGGTATTTTTAACTCATCCTTTTCCTGTAGAAAGATTACATTATCTGCAAGAATGGTCAACTTCAAATGATTATCAAAACATTCGTCAAGGTAATTACCAAAAAGCTGGCAAAGAAGGGTCAGTTAATGCTGATATTAAAGAAAATGAAGTCGATAATTTACGTCAACAAATCGAAGAACTTCAACGTGAAATTAATCAAATTAAAACTCAAAAAAATTACGATTAA
- a CDS encoding AbrB family transcriptional regulator, with the protein MNLLAIFTYLTTNWVRFVSLNPQLLVNTDDDSLITWQESMILGGKKIYSVLEPLALAVATGFLFNWLKVPVAWLMGPLVLGIVYAFIQGTPKPLPSNFITVGKALIGVSSAARFSPETLSLAQHYTIPLLLCIITTAALSMFNGYLLSKWTGIDKISSFLGSIPGSASSVVAMSEELGADAASVAVLQYLRMMLVLLIVPAIATFLAPNLDHANNTYLLPTNLSVHTVPTSVNLLALAGCCSLGIILGKWLNLPTSGFLGSFLLAITLFWSFPHQFYVPRILFIIGLILVALSTGLKFDWQTIHRLWKAVLIKSFLVVILVFCCLGIGYEFHLITHVDTITSLLAFTPGAVEAMIATVTQLGGDTGTVLAIQMTRQLLILLAINLLHWFSKSVKNPAKSQLIN; encoded by the coding sequence TTGAATTTACTCGCTATTTTTACCTATCTAACCACTAATTGGGTGCGCTTTGTTTCTCTTAACCCCCAACTCTTAGTTAACACAGATGACGACTCTTTAATCACTTGGCAGGAGTCTATGATTTTAGGTGGGAAAAAGATATACAGTGTCCTTGAACCCTTAGCCTTGGCCGTAGCCACCGGGTTCCTCTTTAACTGGCTTAAGGTTCCTGTAGCCTGGCTAATGGGCCCCTTAGTCTTAGGCATTGTCTATGCCTTCATTCAAGGCACTCCTAAGCCCCTACCTTCTAATTTTATCACCGTTGGTAAAGCTTTGATTGGAGTGTCCTCGGCCGCTCGTTTCTCCCCGGAAACCCTCAGTCTGGCTCAACATTACACCATACCCCTATTATTGTGTATTATCACCACCGCCGCACTAAGTATGTTCAATGGTTATTTACTGTCAAAATGGACAGGAATTGACAAAATTAGTAGCTTTTTAGGATCAATTCCCGGTTCAGCTTCTAGTGTGGTGGCCATGAGTGAGGAACTGGGGGCGGATGCAGCTTCAGTTGCTGTACTGCAGTACCTGCGCATGATGTTAGTCTTATTAATAGTTCCCGCGATCGCAACTTTTCTCGCTCCTAATCTGGATCATGCCAATAATACATATTTATTGCCTACAAATCTTAGCGTTCATACTGTACCAACAAGTGTTAATCTTTTAGCATTGGCGGGATGTTGTAGTTTAGGAATTATATTAGGAAAGTGGTTAAATCTTCCCACGTCGGGATTTTTAGGGTCTTTTCTCTTAGCAATTACCCTATTTTGGAGCTTTCCTCATCAATTTTATGTACCCCGAATTTTATTCATTATTGGACTCATTTTAGTGGCTCTTTCTACGGGACTAAAATTTGATTGGCAGACTATTCATAGACTATGGAAAGCGGTATTAATTAAAAGCTTTTTAGTGGTTATCCTAGTATTTTGTTGTTTAGGAATTGGCTATGAATTTCATTTAATTACTCATGTAGATACCATTACTTCATTATTAGCATTTACCCCTGGTGCAGTGGAAGCAATGATAGCTACAGTCACACAATTAGGGGGTGATACTGGTACAGTTTTAGCCATACAAATGACCAGACAATTATTGATTTTATTAGCCATTAATTTATTACATTGGTTTTCTAAATCAGTCAAAAATCCTGCTAAATCTCAACTAATAAACTAG
- a CDS encoding HpcH/HpaI aldolase/citrate lyase family protein encodes MEKFALEFTLYENNLSVSELLYKYLNQYCSASEFTTEFKRRSHLFVPINKPRYLEKVGKGEIAADGFIWDLEDSIPTEQKQAARDSIKHIPPKPGNVEYNVRINVGDVQELAADIKAIAQFPFDSITLPKGESAAEIYHLMETIGTDKNYIVTIETIKGLNAVDEIASVLRKGKDGLGFGVGDISTDLEVARISTFESPLFQQILGMIALTGKKYGLDLFDSVSAKFNKPENARNEAQLSRHIFGFTGKKLINPKQLEAINSVYSPKLSEIEEHLATLESFLGSGETNAHVVGGEYKGMPAFKKADHKIKKYLRQGYLILK; translated from the coding sequence ATGGAAAAATTTGCTCTTGAATTTACTTTGTATGAGAATAATTTAAGTGTATCAGAATTGTTATATAAATATCTCAATCAATACTGTTCTGCTTCCGAATTTACCACCGAATTTAAACGGAGATCCCATTTATTTGTTCCCATCAATAAGCCCAGATATCTAGAAAAAGTAGGTAAGGGAGAAATTGCAGCAGATGGCTTTATTTGGGATCTAGAAGATAGCATACCCACAGAACAAAAACAAGCAGCAAGAGACAGTATTAAACACATTCCTCCTAAACCTGGCAATGTGGAATATAATGTTAGAATTAATGTGGGTGATGTTCAAGAATTAGCGGCTGATATTAAAGCGATCGCTCAATTTCCTTTTGATTCTATTACTTTACCAAAAGGAGAATCTGCGGCTGAAATTTATCATCTGATGGAGACAATAGGAACCGATAAAAATTATATTGTTACCATTGAAACAATTAAAGGTCTTAATGCAGTAGATGAAATTGCCAGCGTGTTAAGAAAAGGCAAAGATGGGTTAGGATTTGGCGTAGGTGATATTTCAACAGATTTAGAGGTAGCGCGAATTTCAACTTTTGAGAGTCCCCTATTTCAACAAATTTTAGGGATGATTGCTTTAACGGGTAAAAAATACGGACTGGATTTATTTGATAGTGTTTCAGCTAAATTTAATAAGCCAGAAAATGCTCGTAATGAAGCCCAACTTTCTCGTCATATTTTTGGATTTACAGGCAAAAAATTAATTAATCCTAAACAATTAGAAGCCATTAATTCAGTCTATTCACCCAAATTATCAGAAATTGAAGAACATTTAGCCACCTTAGAATCATTTCTCGGTTCTGGAGAAACTAATGCTCATGTGGTAGGAGGTGAATATAAAGGAATGCCTGCTTTTAAGAAAGCCGATCACAAAATCAAGAAGTATTTGAGACAAGGTTATCTTATTTTAAAATAA
- a CDS encoding SDR family NAD(P)-dependent oxidoreductase: MDINLQNKLALVTGSSRNIGKAIVKELAYHGATVVINARTSQEEAEKTVKEIEILGGKAIYVLADVGDEIQVKNMVRTVLEQLGAIDILINNTGLRRSCSITEMTTEQWRNVLAVNLDGPFFCCREVVPSMLAKGGGTIINVSGLNAFIGRANWSHVCASKMGAIGLTKALAVELALNNITVNHIVPGLIDTTQGYSNDKLIKKDPSASPQKRLGLPEEIASMCLYLASDAARFITGQTLHINGGALRY, encoded by the coding sequence ATGGATATCAACTTACAAAATAAACTCGCCTTAGTAACAGGTTCTAGCCGAAATATTGGCAAAGCTATAGTCAAAGAATTAGCTTATCATGGGGCTACAGTTGTTATTAATGCTCGTACCAGTCAAGAAGAAGCAGAAAAAACAGTCAAAGAGATAGAAATTTTAGGAGGAAAAGCCATCTATGTTTTAGCCGATGTGGGGGATGAAATACAAGTTAAAAATATGGTTAGAACGGTTTTAGAACAGTTAGGAGCAATTGATATTTTAATCAATAATACAGGATTAAGACGTTCTTGTTCTATAACTGAAATGACAACAGAACAATGGCGTAATGTTTTAGCGGTTAATTTAGACGGGCCTTTCTTTTGCTGTCGAGAAGTTGTCCCCAGTATGTTAGCTAAAGGTGGGGGAACAATTATTAATGTATCAGGACTTAATGCTTTTATTGGACGTGCTAACTGGAGTCATGTTTGTGCTTCAAAAATGGGAGCGATCGGCTTAACTAAAGCATTAGCGGTAGAATTAGCACTAAATAATATTACTGTTAATCATATTGTTCCAGGTCTAATTGATACAACCCAAGGCTATTCAAACGATAAATTAATCAAAAAAGATCCTTCAGCTTCTCCTCAAAAACGGTTAGGACTACCGGAAGAAATTGCCAGTATGTGTCTATATTTAGCATCAGATGCTGCCCGTTTTATTACGGGTCAAACCTTACATATTAATGGGGGTGCATTGCGATATTAA
- a CDS encoding Uma2 family endonuclease: MTITQTLSLTNTPAKHEIIYPQGEFWSDEPPLETNLHLTQIILLIKCLEWLWQDREDYFATGNLTIYYSPNQKKSEFFRGPDFFVVLGTTRNENRRSWVVWQEEGKYPNVIIEILSDSTAKTDREEKKQIYQDTFRTPDYFWFEPYSLEFKGYTLIRGKYQEIEANENGWLWSEELGLYLGIYESKLRYFSPNGELILTPEEANLQERQEKELALQQQEYERQQKELALQQQEYERQQKELALQQQEYERQQKEYERQQKELALQKIAELTARLRELGINTDENL; the protein is encoded by the coding sequence ATGACCATCACCCAAACCCTATCCCTTACTAATACCCCAGCAAAACATGAGATAATCTATCCTCAAGGAGAATTTTGGAGTGACGAACCCCCATTGGAAACTAACTTACATCTGACTCAAATTATTTTATTGATTAAATGTTTAGAATGGCTATGGCAAGATAGAGAAGATTACTTTGCAACAGGGAATTTAACAATTTATTATAGTCCCAATCAGAAGAAATCAGAATTCTTTCGTGGCCCAGATTTTTTTGTAGTATTAGGAACAACCCGCAATGAAAACCGTAGAAGTTGGGTAGTATGGCAAGAAGAGGGAAAATATCCCAATGTAATTATTGAAATATTATCTGATAGTACCGCCAAAACAGATAGAGAAGAGAAGAAACAAATCTATCAAGATACCTTTCGGACTCCTGATTATTTTTGGTTTGAGCCTTATAGTTTAGAATTTAAAGGATATACGTTAATTAGGGGAAAATATCAAGAGATTGAAGCCAATGAAAATGGCTGGTTATGGAGTGAAGAATTAGGCTTATATTTAGGAATATATGAGTCTAAATTGCGTTATTTTAGTCCTAATGGGGAATTAATATTAACACCTGAAGAAGCCAATCTTCAAGAAAGACAAGAAAAAGAATTAGCCTTACAACAACAGGAATATGAACGCCAGCAAAAAGAGTTAGCTTTACAACAACAGGAATATGAACGGCAACAGAAAGAGTTAGCCTTACAACAACAGGAATATGAACGCCAGCAAAAAGAATATGAACGTCAACAAAAAGAATTAGCTTTGCAAAAAATTGCCGAATTAACGGCAAGATTAAGAGAGTTAGGCATCAATACCGATGAAAATTTGTGA
- a CDS encoding Uma2 family endonuclease: protein MTITQTLSPSHTHPNNEIIYPQGEFWSDEPPLETNLHLTQIILLIKCLEWLWQDREDYFATGNLTIYYSPNQKKSEFFRGPDFFVVLGTTRNENRRSWVVWQEEGKYPNVIIEILSDSTAKTDREEKKQIYQDTFRTPDYFWFEPYSLEFKGYTLIRGKYQEIEANEQGWLWSEELDLYLGIYESKLRYFTVDRELVPTPEEAAIQQQQEKEYERQQKEYEREQKELALKKIEELTAKLKELGINTEENL from the coding sequence ATGACCATCACTCAAACTCTATCTCCTAGCCATACTCACCCCAATAATGAGATAATCTATCCTCAAGGAGAATTTTGGAGTGACGAACCCCCATTGGAAACTAACTTACATCTGACTCAGATTATTTTATTGATTAAATGTTTAGAATGGCTATGGCAAGATAGAGAAGATTACTTTGCAACAGGGAATTTAACAATTTATTATAGCCCCAATCAAAAGAAATCAGAATTCTTTCGTGGCCCAGATTTTTTTGTAGTATTAGGAACAACCCGCAATGAAAACCGTAGAAGTTGGGTAGTATGGCAAGAAGAGGGAAAATATCCCAATGTAATTATTGAAATATTATCTGATAGTACCGCCAAAACAGATAGGGAAGAAAAGAAACAAATCTATCAAGATACCTTTCGGACTCCTGATTATTTTTGGTTTGAGCCTTATAGTTTAGAATTTAAAGGATATACTTTAATTAGGGGAAAATATCAAGAGATTGAAGCCAATGAACAAGGATGGTTATGGAGTGAGGAATTAGATTTATATTTAGGAATATATGAGTCTAAATTACGTTATTTTACAGTTGATAGAGAGTTAGTGCCAACACCTGAAGAAGCGGCCATTCAACAACAGCAAGAGAAGGAATACGAACGGCAACAGAAAGAATATGAACGTGAACAAAAAGAATTAGCTTTGAAAAAGATAGAGGAATTAACAGCAAAATTGAAAGAATTAGGCATCAATACCGAGGAAAATTTGTGA
- a CDS encoding Uma2 family endonuclease, with product MTITQTLSPTNTPAKHEIIYPQGEFWSDEPPLETNLHLTQIILLIKCLEWLWQDREDYFATGNLTIYYSPNQKKSEFFRGPDFFVVLGTTRNENRRSWVVWQEEGKYPNVIIEILSDSTAKTDREEKKQIYQDTFRTPDYFWFEPYSLEFKGYTLIRGKYQEIEANEQGWLWSEELDLYLGIYESKLRYFTVDRELVPTPEEAAIQQQQEKEYERQQKELALQQQEYERQQKEYERQQKEYECQQKELALQQQEYECEQKELALKKIEELTAKLKELGINSEKI from the coding sequence ATGACCATCACTCAAACCCTATCCCCTACTAATACCCCAGCAAAACATGAGATAATCTATCCTCAAGGAGAATTTTGGAGTGACGAACCCCCATTGGAAACTAACTTACATCTGACTCAGATTATTTTATTGATTAAATGTTTAGAATGGCTATGGCAAGATAGAGAAGATTACTTTGCAACAGGGAATTTAACAATTTATTATAGCCCCAATCAAAAGAAATCAGAATTCTTTCGTGGCCCAGATTTTTTTGTAGTATTAGGAACAACCCGCAATGAAAACCGTAGAAGTTGGGTAGTATGGCAAGAAGAGGGAAAATATCCCAATGTAATTATTGAAATATTATCTGATAGTACCGCCAAAACAGATAGGGAAGAAAAGAAACAAATCTATCAAGATACCTTTCGGACTCCTGATTATTTTTGGTTTGAGCCTTATAGTTTAGAATTTAAAGGATATACTTTAATTAGGGGAAAATATCAAGAGATTGAAGCCAATGAACAAGGATGGTTATGGAGTGAGGAATTAGATTTATATTTAGGAATATATGAGTCTAAATTACGTTATTTTACAGTTGATAGAGAGTTAGTGCCAACACCGGAAGAAGCGGCCATTCAACAACAGCAAGAGAAGGAATACGAACGCCAACAGAAAGAGTTAGCCTTACAACAACAGGAATATGAACGTCAACAAAAAGAATATGAACGTCAACAAAAAGAATATGAATGTCAACAAAAAGAATTAGCCTTGCAACAACAGGAATATGAATGTGAACAAAAAGAATTAGCCTTAAAAAAGATAGAGGAATTAACAGCAAAATTGAAAGAATTAGGCATTAATTCTGAGAAAATTTAG
- a CDS encoding MmgE/PrpD family protein codes for MKIHQVRTYPSKVYLPREDQLAWKIASVASDNVEVEKDVIEMIINRIIDNAAAACAALNYHGVQTARAQALAHPRQGGATLFGVTPETTVCAEWAAWANSVAVRELDYHDTFHAADYSHPGDNIASILAVAQQCDRNGADLIRGLATGYEIQIDLVKGICLHKHKIDHIAHLGPSVAAGIGSLLGLDTETIYQSVQQAAHTTITTRQSRKADISSWKAYAPAYAGKNALEAVDRCMRGEGSPSPIYEGEDSIIAWILGGPDAVYEVPLPEPGEPKRGILESYTKEHAAEYQAQGLIDLAFRMRTQIDDFEKIKEIVIHGSHQTHYVIGTGSGDPQKIDPNAKRETLDHSIMYIFTVALQDGRWHHFDSYTPERVSRPDTVRLWHKVRTLEDPEWTRLYHHPNPKERAFGARVEIFLEDGSKIEDQLRVANAHSYGEKPFQRPNYIHKFKTLTEAIIEPQEQEFFLDLVQQLPTLKTEDLRKLNLIAVKGYLLENSLSGIF; via the coding sequence ATGAAAATTCATCAAGTCCGAACCTATCCTTCTAAAGTTTATTTACCCCGTGAAGATCAATTAGCTTGGAAAATTGCCTCTGTTGCTTCTGATAATGTCGAAGTCGAAAAAGACGTAATAGAAATGATTATTAACCGTATTATTGATAATGCGGCCGCTGCTTGTGCAGCCCTTAATTATCATGGGGTACAAACAGCTAGGGCCCAAGCTTTAGCCCATCCCCGTCAAGGTGGGGCCACCCTTTTTGGTGTTACTCCAGAAACTACCGTCTGTGCAGAATGGGCAGCCTGGGCTAATAGTGTAGCCGTCCGAGAACTCGATTATCATGATACCTTTCATGCGGCTGATTATTCCCATCCAGGAGACAATATCGCCTCAATTTTAGCTGTAGCGCAACAATGCGATCGCAATGGTGCAGATTTAATTCGGGGGTTAGCTACAGGATACGAAATTCAGATTGATCTCGTCAAGGGAATATGTCTGCATAAGCACAAAATTGACCATATTGCCCATTTAGGCCCCTCAGTCGCTGCCGGAATTGGTTCTTTGTTAGGATTAGACACAGAAACCATCTATCAATCAGTACAACAAGCCGCCCATACTACCATTACCACCCGACAGTCTCGCAAAGCAGACATCTCCAGTTGGAAAGCTTACGCCCCTGCTTATGCAGGTAAAAACGCCCTAGAAGCCGTAGATCGTTGTATGCGGGGGGAAGGTTCCCCTTCACCCATTTATGAGGGAGAAGATAGCATTATTGCTTGGATTTTGGGGGGACCTGATGCTGTTTATGAAGTGCCTTTACCCGAACCGGGAGAACCCAAACGGGGCATTCTTGAATCTTATACTAAAGAACACGCAGCAGAATATCAGGCCCAAGGTTTAATTGATTTAGCCTTTCGCATGAGAACTCAAATTGATGATTTTGAGAAGATTAAGGAAATTGTGATTCATGGCAGTCACCAAACTCATTATGTCATTGGTACAGGTTCAGGTGATCCACAAAAAATCGATCCCAATGCCAAACGAGAAACCCTGGATCATTCTATCATGTATATCTTTACTGTAGCGTTACAGGACGGACGCTGGCATCATTTTGACTCTTATACCCCAGAACGGGTCAGTCGTCCCGATACGGTGCGTTTATGGCATAAAGTACGGACATTAGAAGATCCCGAATGGACAAGACTGTATCATCATCCTAACCCGAAAGAACGAGCTTTTGGGGCGCGAGTTGAGATATTTTTGGAAGATGGGTCTAAAATTGAGGATCAATTAAGGGTTGCTAATGCTCATTCTTATGGGGAAAAACCTTTTCAAAGACCCAATTATATTCATAAGTTTAAGACCTTAACTGAAGCCATTATTGAACCTCAAGAACAGGAATTTTTCTTAGATTTAGTTCAGCAATTACCTACACTTAAAACGGAGGATTTAAGAAAACTTAATTTAATCGCGGTGAAAGGTTATTTATTAGAGAATTCTTTATCGGGAATTTTTTGA
- a CDS encoding Uma2 family endonuclease — protein MTTTQTLSPSHTHPNNEIIYPQGEFWSDEPPLETNLHLTQIILLIKCLEWLWQDREDYFATGNLTIYYSPNQKKSEFFRGPDFFVVLGTTRNPKRKSWVVWQEEGKYPNVIIEILSDSTAKTDREEKKEIYQNTFRTPDYFWFEPYSLEFEGYTLIRGKYQPIEPNEQGWLWSEELGLYLGIYEDKLRYFSANGELIPTPEEAAIQQKQQKEYERQQKELALQKIAELTARLRELGINPDENL, from the coding sequence ATGACGACAACTCAAACCCTATCTCCTAGCCATACTCACCCCAACAATGAGATAATCTATCCTCAAGGAGAATTTTGGAGTGATGAACCCCCATTGGAAACTAACTTACATCTGACTCAAATTATTTTATTGATTAAATGTTTAGAATGGCTATGGCAAGATAGAGAAGATTACTTTGCCACAGGGAATTTAACGATTTATTATAGTCCCAATCAAAAGAAATCAGAATTCTTTCGTGGCCCCGATTTTTTTGTAGTATTAGGAACAACTAGAAACCCAAAGCGAAAAAGTTGGGTAGTCTGGCAAGAAGAGGGAAAATATCCTAATGTAATTATTGAAATATTATCTGATAGTACTGCTAAAACAGATAGGGAGGAAAAGAAAGAAATTTATCAAAATACTTTTAGAACTCCTGATTATTTTTGGTTTGAGCCTTATAGTTTAGAGTTTGAAGGATATACATTAATTAGAGGAAAATATCAACCCATTGAACCCAATGAACAAGGATGGTTATGGAGTGAGGAATTGGGCTTATATTTAGGAATTTATGAAGATAAATTACGTTATTTTAGTGCTAATGGGGAATTAATCCCAACGCCTGAAGAAGCGGCCATTCAACAAAAGCAACAGAAGGAATATGAACGTCAACAAAAAGAATTAGCTTTGCAAAAAATTGCCGAATTAACCGCAAGATTAAGAGAATTAGGCATTAATCCTGATGAAAATTTGTGA